A genomic stretch from Acidobacteriota bacterium includes:
- a CDS encoding DUF6600 domain-containing protein, with amino-acid sequence MKRMRWILLLTVAAALAGTAGLRAEGRPGRGGALPTAAAPPSGGAALDIGYCYDYLAPYGTWIGLAPHGYVWCPRHMGYRWRPYIDGYWIWTDWGWTWISDYDWGWMPFHYGRWGWDDDLGWFWVPGTVWGPAWVTWRWSDLYFGWAPIPPGLDFRAGIDFDALALGIPFNFWVFVGGSHFLDRDLGRYCLPYERNATIIGLTAPRNRFEFRGGRMANQGIDVETIRRITRRQVLRYDLADSDRPGGALVAGRSARIYQPGFAEDRAARPKEFLDQDQARRELAPAKVFEPRREAKPAKPDAAVRKRQAQERSLMLQSQAQERQDLERRRKEEGRAMKGADEKARSQQDYQARMAERQKQHQDEQQKMNQRHQQDRQQVRQSGPSKQQAPPPRKK; translated from the coding sequence ATGAAGCGCATGCGCTGGATCCTTCTCTTGACCGTCGCGGCGGCGCTGGCCGGGACGGCCGGGCTTCGGGCGGAAGGGAGGCCCGGAAGGGGTGGCGCGCTCCCCACAGCCGCCGCCCCCCCGAGCGGCGGCGCCGCCCTCGACATCGGGTACTGCTACGATTACCTGGCGCCGTACGGAACATGGATCGGCCTGGCCCCCCACGGCTACGTCTGGTGCCCGCGGCATATGGGCTACCGCTGGCGGCCGTATATCGACGGCTACTGGATCTGGACCGATTGGGGCTGGACCTGGATCTCCGATTACGATTGGGGCTGGATGCCATTCCATTACGGCCGCTGGGGCTGGGACGATGATCTCGGCTGGTTCTGGGTCCCGGGGACCGTCTGGGGGCCGGCCTGGGTGACGTGGAGGTGGAGCGACCTCTATTTCGGGTGGGCGCCCATACCGCCGGGCCTCGATTTCCGGGCCGGGATCGACTTCGATGCGCTCGCGCTCGGCATCCCCTTCAACTTCTGGGTATTCGTCGGAGGATCCCATTTCCTGGACAGGGACCTCGGCCGCTATTGCCTGCCGTACGAGCGGAACGCGACGATCATCGGCCTGACCGCCCCCCGTAACCGCTTCGAGTTCCGAGGCGGCCGGATGGCGAACCAGGGGATCGACGTGGAGACCATCCGCCGGATCACCCGCCGGCAGGTCCTGCGCTACGACCTGGCGGATTCCGACCGCCCGGGCGGGGCCCTGGTCGCCGGGCGCTCTGCCAGGATCTACCAGCCGGGCTTTGCCGAGGACCGCGCGGCCCGGCCGAAGGAATTCCTGGACCAGGACCAGGCCCGCCGCGAGCTGGCGCCGGCCAAGGTCTTTGAGCCCCGGCGGGAGGCCAAGCCCGCCAAGCCGGATGCGGCGGTCCGGAAGCGGCAGGCCCAGGAGCGGAGCCTCATGCTGCAGAGCCAGGCCCAGGAGCGGCAGGACCTGGAGCGCCGCCGGAAAGAAGAGGGCCGGGCGATGAAGGGCGCGGACGAAAAGGCCAGGAGCCAGCAGGACTATCAGGCCCGAATGGCCGAACGGCAAAAGCAGCATCAGGACGAACAACAGAAGATGAACCAGCGGCATCAGCAGGACCGGCAGCAGGTCCGGCAGTCCGGTCCATCGAAGCAACAGGCGCCGCCGCCCCGGAAGAAATGA
- the ettA gene encoding energy-dependent translational throttle protein EttA, whose product MPSDTQVIFSMSGVGRVHPPNRQVLKDISLGFYYGAKIGVLGLNGAGKSTLLGIIAGRDKDYIGEVALSKGYTVGLLEQDPRLDPAKTVVEIVREGVQPVVDLLARYDAVNDRLGDPEADMDALLAEQARLLEEIEKHDAWNLDNHLEIAMEALRCPPPETPVTVLSGGERRRIALTRLLLQEPDILLLDEPTNHLDAESVAWLERHLRDYKGTVIAVTHDRYFLDNVAGWILELDRGEGIPWKGNYSSWLEQKQARLAVEEKTESRRQRTLARELEWVRMSPKARQAKGKARVTAYEKLLGQDFERYRDEQELPIPPGPRLGDLVIELENVSKAYGDRALMDGLSIGIPPGSIVGVIGPNGAGKTTLLRMITGSEKPDAGRIRIGETVKVAYADQARALDPARTVWEEISGGEDILKAGGRELNTRAYCASFGFGGADQQKKCGSLSGGERNRVHIAKAVSEGGNVLLLDEPTNDLDVNTLRALEDALAGFAGCAVVVSHDRWFLDRVATHILAFEEDGGIHWIFGNYSEYREDLHRRKGAAADQPHRLKHRTLRR is encoded by the coding sequence ATGCCTTCCGACACCCAAGTTATCTTCTCCATGTCCGGCGTCGGCCGGGTCCACCCGCCGAACAGGCAGGTCCTCAAGGACATCTCGCTCGGCTTTTACTACGGGGCCAAGATCGGCGTCCTCGGGCTCAACGGCGCGGGGAAATCGACCCTGCTCGGCATCATCGCCGGGCGGGACAAGGACTATATCGGCGAGGTCGCCCTGAGCAAGGGCTACACGGTCGGCCTGCTCGAGCAGGATCCCCGGCTCGACCCGGCCAAGACCGTCGTCGAGATCGTCCGCGAAGGCGTGCAGCCCGTGGTCGACCTGCTGGCCCGCTACGACGCGGTCAACGACAGGCTGGGCGACCCTGAAGCCGATATGGACGCGCTCCTGGCCGAGCAGGCCCGGCTGCTCGAGGAGATCGAGAAGCACGACGCCTGGAACCTCGACAACCACCTCGAGATCGCCATGGAGGCCCTGCGCTGCCCGCCGCCGGAGACGCCGGTGACCGTCCTTTCCGGCGGCGAGCGCCGCCGCATCGCCCTGACCCGACTGCTCCTCCAGGAGCCCGACATCCTGCTCCTCGACGAGCCGACGAACCACCTCGACGCCGAGTCGGTCGCCTGGCTCGAGCGGCACCTGCGGGACTACAAGGGCACGGTCATCGCCGTCACCCACGACCGCTACTTCCTCGACAACGTGGCCGGCTGGATCCTGGAGCTCGACCGGGGCGAAGGCATCCCCTGGAAGGGCAACTACTCATCGTGGCTCGAGCAGAAGCAGGCCCGTCTGGCCGTCGAGGAGAAGACCGAGTCGCGCCGCCAGCGGACCCTGGCCCGCGAGCTCGAATGGGTCCGCATGTCGCCCAAGGCCCGCCAGGCCAAGGGCAAGGCCCGCGTCACCGCCTACGAGAAGCTCCTCGGCCAGGATTTCGAGCGCTACCGCGACGAGCAGGAGCTGCCCATCCCGCCCGGGCCGCGCCTCGGCGATCTCGTCATCGAGCTCGAGAACGTGTCCAAGGCCTACGGCGACCGGGCCCTCATGGACGGCCTGTCGATCGGCATCCCCCCCGGGTCGATCGTCGGGGTCATCGGCCCGAACGGGGCCGGCAAGACGACCCTGCTCAGGATGATCACCGGCTCGGAGAAGCCCGACGCCGGGCGCATCCGGATCGGCGAGACGGTCAAGGTCGCCTACGCCGACCAGGCCCGGGCCCTCGACCCGGCCAGGACCGTGTGGGAGGAGATCTCGGGCGGCGAGGACATCCTCAAGGCCGGCGGCCGGGAGCTGAACACCCGGGCCTATTGCGCCTCGTTCGGCTTCGGCGGCGCCGACCAGCAGAAGAAGTGCGGCAGCCTCTCCGGCGGCGAGCGCAACCGCGTCCACATCGCCAAGGCGGTGTCGGAGGGGGGCAACGTCCTCCTCCTCGACGAGCCGACCAACGACCTGGACGTCAACACCCTGCGGGCCCTCGAGGACGCGCTGGCCGGGTTCGCCGGCTGCGCCGTCGTGGTCAGCCACGACCGCTGGTTCCTCGACCGGGTCGCGACCCATATCCTGGCCTTCGAGGAGGACGGCGGCATCCACTGGATCTTCGGGAATTACTCGGAATACCGCGAGGACCTTCACCGTCGCAAGGGCGCCGCGGCCGACCAGCCCCACCGGCTGAAGCACCGGACGCTGAGGCGCTAG